From one Solanum lycopersicum chromosome 12, SLM_r2.1 genomic stretch:
- the LOC101266919 gene encoding aldehyde dehydrogenase 22A1 translates to MAFWWPLIVIAIAFAICKLLLMLIPDNVPSIDVDTSDVLDDGNQTKDNSFIYIPSRRHTDKVQCYEPATMKYLGYFPALKPDEVKERVVQARKAQKIWAKSSFKQRRLFLRILLKYIIEHQDLICNISSRDTGKTMVDASLGEIMTTCEKIHWLLSEGEKWLKPEYRSCGRSMLHKVAKVEFSPLGVVGAIVSWNYPFHNIFNPMLAAVFSGNSIVIKVSEHASWSGCFYLRIIQTALAAVGAPENLVEVITGFAETGEALVSSVDKIIFVGSPGVGKKIMRSASDTLIPVTLELGGKDAFIVCEDVDVPHVAQIAARGALQSSGQNCAGAERFYVHKDVYSSFVAEVVKIVKSVTAGPPLSGKYDMGAICMQEHSERLQYLVNDALDKGAEIVARGSVGNIGEGAVDQYFPPTVIVNVNHTMKLMQEEAFGPILPIMKFSSDEEVVQLANDSSYGLGCAVFSGSQRRARQIASQLHCGVAAVNDFASNYMCQSLPFGGVKDSGFGRFAGIEGLRACCLVKSVVEDRWWPFIKTKIPKPIQYPIAENGFEFQESLVHTLYGLNIWDRLRALVNVLKILSEQPPAPTSNRRRND, encoded by the exons ATGGCGTTCTGGTGGCCGTTGATTGTTATCGCTATCGCATTTGCGATCTGTAAATTACTGTTGATGCTCATTCCTGACAATGTCCCTTCCATTGATGTCGACACTTCTGATG TGTTGGATGATGGGAATCAGACTAAAGACAACAGTTTCATTTAT ATTCCCTCGAGAAGGCATACGGACAAAGTTCAGTGCTATGAACCAGCAACAATGAAGTACCTGGGTTATTTCCCGGCGCTGAAACCTGATGAG GTTAAGGAGCGGGTTGTACAGGCAAGGAAAGCTCAGAAGATATGGGCAAAGAGTAGCTTCAAGCAAAGACGTCTGTTTCTACGTATACTTCTGAAGTATATTATTGAACATCAAGACCTTATATGCAA TATCTCTTCGCGTGATACTGGGAAAACAATGGTAGATGCCTCCTTGGGTGAAATAATGACTACATGTGAAAAAATCCATTGGCTTCTTTCAGAGGGTGAAAAGTGGCTAAAGCCTGAATACCG TTCATGTGGGAGATCAATGCTTCACAAGGTTGCAAAAGTGGAGTTTTCTCCTCTTGGTGTTGTTGGTGCTATTGTTTCATGGAATTACCCATTTCACAATATCTTTAATCCAATGTTGGCTGCCGTCTTCTCAGGGAACAGCATTGTGATAaag GTCTCAGAACATGCCAGTTGGTCCGGGTGTTTCTATCTGCGAATAATTCAAACTGCTCTTGCTGCAGTCGGAGCTCCTGAGAACTTGGTAGAAGTGATAACAGG CTTTGCTGAAACTGGAGAGGCTCTAGTATCCTCTGTTGACAAAATCATATTTGTTGGATCTCCTGGTGTGGGCAAAAAG ATAATGCGAAGTGCTTCAGATACACTAATACCAGTTACCCTTGAGCTTGGTGGAAAAGACGCATTTATTGTCTGTGAAGATGTTGATGTGCCGCAT GTTGCACAAATTGCTGCTAGAGGAGCTCTCCAATCAAGTGGGCAGAATTGTGCTGGTGCAGAACGCTTTTATGTTCACAAGGATGTTTACTCTTCTTTTGTTGCTGAAGTTGTCAAAATTGTGAAATCGGTTACTGCT ggacctcctttgtccggcaagtaTGACATGGGAGCCATATGCATGCAAGAGCATTCCGAAAGGCTTCAATACCTAGTAAATGATGCCCTAGACAAAGGTGCTGAAATTGTTGCTCGAGGAAGTGTAGGCAATATTGGCGAAGGTGCTGTTGATCAGTACTTCCCTCCTACAGTGATTGTTAATGTAAATCACACAATGAAACTGATGCAGGAGGAG GCTTTTGGACCAATATTGCCGATAATGAAATTCAGCTCTGATGAAGAAGTTGTTCAGCTTGCAAATGATTCAAGCTATGGGCTTGGTTGTGCTGTATTTTCAGGCAGTCAGCGTCGTGCTAGGCAGATAGCTTCACAATTACATTGTGGAGTGGCTGCTGTCAATGACTTCGCATCAAATTACATGTGTCAG TCACTACCATTTGGTGGAGTCAAAGACAGTGGATTTGGAAGATTTGCTGGTATTGAAGGATTACGAGCTTGCTGTCTCGTAAAGTCAGTTGTGGAGGACCGGTGGTGGCCTTTTATAAAAACCAAGATACCAAAGCCTATTCAG TATCCTATTGCCGAGAATGGATTCGAGTTCCAAGAGTCTCTGGTTCACACTCTTTATGGTTTGAACATCTGGGATCGTTTACGGGCACTGGTGAATGTTTTGAAAATCCTCTCAGAGCAACCCCCCGCTCCCACAAGCAACAGGAGGAGAAATGACTAA
- the LOC101258841 gene encoding UPF0481 protein At3g47200-like gives MKEGDISHTNVKRNDDELRDIVQEEEEDLAQSIDERMKDVSSFRRFNRVPEELKKGSECSYSPKLVSIGPFHHGVDNLKTMEEHKWCYLNTLVSRKPIHTQTILDKCVKTLRNLEDKARKCYGENTFEQIGSNEFVQMMLLDSCFLIELFIKFVIKGFRRRDDILFINYDMFFRLRCDLILLENQIPFFILHQMFNLVPIPKECTYSLMQLVLLFFRKLIPGEGLVTIEKFGPSVHHILDLIHHCYLPTSPQVHSNGTQKHMHNVLHLHDVGIKFKRAISDSVMNVRFTKGRVLEIPSLKIHSYSEILFKNMVALEQCGTFRSGTKHVASYVYLMKSLVRSADDASYLTDREILDSSMYNDDEIFQLMMRLHVEFDVKDFYYSGLCEKVNGYKKKNKWKKCRQKFSNVYKKTAKRISC, from the coding sequence ATGAAGGAAGGAGATATATCTCACACAAATGTCAAGAGAAATGATGATGAATTACGCGATATCgtgcaagaagaagaagaagatcttgCACAATCAATTGATGAGAGGATGAAAGATGTCTCAAGTTTTCGACGTTTCAACAGAGTTCCTGAGGAACTTAAAAAGGGAAGTGAATGTAGTTACTCTCCTAAATTAGTCTCAATAGGTCCTTTTCATCATGGAGTTGATAACCTTAAAACTATGGAGGAACATAAGTGGTGTTATCTCAACACACTTGTGAGTAGAAAACCAATACACACACAAACCATATTAGATAAATGTGtgaaaacacttagaaatttagAGGATAAAGCAAGAAAATGCTATGGTGAAAACACATTTGAACAAATTGGAAGTAATGAGTTTGTTCAAATGATGTTACTTGATAGTTGTTTTCTCATTGAGCTCTTTATCAAGTTTGTTATAAAGGGTTTTCGACGTAGAGATGATATACTCTTTATCAACTATGACATGTTTTTCCGTCTTAGATGTGACTTGATTCTACTCGAAAATCAGATACCATTCTTTATCCTTCACCAAATGTTCAACTTAGTTCCAATTCCTAAAGAATGTACTTACTCCCTCATGCAACTTGTTTTACTCTTCTTTAGAAAACTGATTCCTGGTGAAGGACTAGTAACTATAGAGAAATTTGGTCCTAGTGTTCACCATATACTAGACTTGATTCATCATTGTTATCTTCCAACGAGTCCACAAGTTCACTCGAATGGAACACAAAAGCATATGCATAATGTGTTACATCTTCACGACGTAGGGATCAAGTTCAAGAGAGCAATAAGTGATAGTGTCATGAATGTAAGGTTCACTAAAGGCAGAGTCTTGGAAATTCCATCATTGAAAATACATAGCTACTCTGAGATTTTGTTCAAGAATATGGTGGCATTGGAGCAATGTGGAACCTTTAGAAGTGGAACAAAGCACGTTGCGTCTTACGTTTACCTCATGAAAAGTCTTGTAAGGTCTGCAGATGATGCAAGTTATTTGACAGATAGAGAGATTTTGGATAGCAGTATGTATAATGATGATGAGATTTTTCAACTGATGATGAGGCTTCATGTGGAGTTTGATGTCAAGGATTTTTACTATAGTGGACTTTGTGAGAAAGTTAATggatataagaagaaaaataagtggAAAAAATGCAGACAAAAATTTAGCAATGTATATAAGAAGACTGCCAAAAGAATTTCAtgctaa